From a region of the Constantimarinum furrinae genome:
- a CDS encoding FMN-binding protein, whose translation MTKFLLSVTAILFLCTGYIVPEKLVKKADKEIEKFYDISDFTKEAITISAEANALTPSEFGNGNLFKISSNGMHLGYGYIGNAPSKTATFDYLVLFDTQFIITKSKVLIYREEYGGEIGSKRWLQQFNGKSDSSGELVYNKDIIPISGATISVRSMTKAVNDLLKSIGVLQSLNQL comes from the coding sequence ATGACTAAATTTCTTTTATCTGTTACCGCGATCCTGTTTCTATGCACAGGGTATATTGTGCCCGAAAAGCTTGTAAAAAAAGCAGATAAAGAGATTGAAAAATTCTACGATATCTCAGATTTTACAAAGGAGGCTATAACGATCTCCGCTGAAGCAAATGCTTTGACACCCTCAGAATTTGGAAACGGTAATTTGTTTAAGATCTCTTCAAACGGAATGCATCTTGGCTATGGGTATATTGGAAATGCCCCAAGTAAGACAGCTACGTTTGATTATTTGGTGTTGTTCGATACTCAATTTATAATTACCAAAAGCAAGGTACTTATTTACAGGGAAGAATACGGGGGTGAAATTGGCAGCAAACGCTGGTTGCAACAATTTAATGGAAAATCTGATTCATCAGGTGAACTGGTTTACAATAAAGATATCATTCCTATAAGCGGAGCAACTATTTCGGTACGTTCTATGACGAAAGCTGTGAATGATCTTTTAAAAAGTATTGGCGTACTGCAATCCTTAAACCAGTTATAA
- a CDS encoding porin → MKKLPILFVLFASLAYAQTANDSITTNPQLQQNAAQRILASSNGNAVTIGAYGEVTYNQPEGDNGELDVQRLVLLLGYKFNDKTQFVTEIEIEHVEEVFVEQAFVNYALTDNVNLRGGLMLVPMGIVNEYHEPTTFNGVERPGVDSAIVPTTWREIGVGVNGRFADASLSYQAYIFNGFKSTVSDGEGGASGFIGGSSGLRGGRQKGIKSTVDSPTFSTKLDYYGIPGLRLGLAGYFGKTQAEDEVEELEGANVGISMVGFDVRYAFQRFTARGQFIYASLTDTEDYNALTGQDLGSALMGYYAEAAYNLLPLSAKQRLFVFARYENYNTHADTAGGLAQNNAYDRNDITTGLSYHIAPGVVIKGDYQFRDNNVEGGDVDDRLNFGIGVWF, encoded by the coding sequence ATGAAAAAACTACCCATCTTATTTGTGTTATTTGCGTCACTGGCCTACGCTCAAACTGCAAACGATTCTATAACGACAAATCCTCAATTACAACAAAATGCAGCTCAGAGAATTCTTGCTTCCAGCAATGGAAATGCAGTGACAATTGGAGCGTATGGTGAGGTCACCTATAACCAACCTGAAGGAGATAACGGCGAGCTGGATGTTCAGCGTCTGGTTCTTCTGTTGGGATATAAATTTAATGATAAGACCCAATTTGTTACCGAAATAGAAATTGAACATGTAGAAGAAGTTTTTGTAGAACAGGCATTTGTAAATTATGCATTGACCGATAATGTGAACCTTAGAGGAGGTCTTATGCTTGTTCCCATGGGAATTGTAAACGAATATCACGAACCCACTACATTTAACGGTGTAGAACGTCCGGGAGTAGACAGTGCCATTGTCCCAACCACCTGGCGTGAAATTGGGGTTGGTGTAAACGGAAGGTTTGCCGATGCTTCTTTAAGCTATCAGGCATATATTTTTAATGGCTTTAAGTCGACCGTTAGTGACGGTGAAGGCGGAGCAAGCGGATTCATTGGAGGAAGCAGCGGACTAAGAGGCGGACGTCAAAAAGGGATCAAATCTACGGTAGACAGTCCTACGTTTTCTACAAAGCTCGATTACTACGGAATCCCCGGTTTGCGTTTAGGGTTGGCAGGTTACTTCGGAAAGACCCAAGCCGAAGATGAAGTTGAGGAGCTTGAAGGCGCTAATGTAGGAATAAGCATGGTTGGATTCGATGTGCGATACGCCTTTCAAAGATTTACCGCTAGAGGACAATTTATCTATGCATCCCTTACAGATACTGAAGACTATAATGCTCTAACGGGTCAGGATCTTGGAAGTGCCTTAATGGGATACTATGCCGAAGCGGCCTATAATCTTCTTCCGTTGTCGGCAAAACAAAGATTATTCGTATTTGCCCGATATGAAAATTACAACACCCATGCCGATACTGCGGGCGGACTGGCACAGAACAATGCTTACGATCGAAACGATATAACCACCGGATTGTCTTATCATATTGCTCCCGGAGTAGTGATAAAAGGTGATTATCAGTTTAGAGATAACAATGTAGAGGGAGGTGATGTAGATGATCGTTTAAACTTTGGAATAGGAGTTTGGTTCTAA
- a CDS encoding heme-binding domain-containing protein → MKKVLKWFFILALAALIVIQFFRPEKNNGGYESVMAFEKETKPSAHLASVLKENCYDCHSNQTQYPWYAEIAPISFWLEDHIKHGKGDFNVSEWGTYSAKKKDHKLEEVIEMVEKGEMPLDSYTWLHGNLSEDEKKLLLQWATVARLQYKKELIISSN, encoded by the coding sequence ATGAAGAAGGTTTTAAAATGGTTCTTTATTCTGGCTTTGGCAGCTTTGATCGTAATTCAGTTCTTTCGTCCGGAAAAGAACAACGGAGGCTATGAAAGTGTAATGGCTTTTGAAAAGGAAACCAAACCTTCCGCACATCTGGCATCGGTGCTCAAAGAAAACTGCTATGACTGTCACAGTAACCAGACGCAGTATCCCTGGTATGCCGAGATCGCACCCATCTCTTTCTGGTTAGAGGATCATATAAAGCATGGAAAGGGTGATTTTAATGTTTCAGAATGGGGGACATATTCTGCTAAGAAGAAAGATCATAAGCTGGAGGAAGTGATTGAAATGGTAGAGAAGGGCGAAATGCCACTTGATTCCTATACTTGGCTTCACGGAAATCTCTCTGAAGATGAAAAGAAGTTGTTACTACAATGGGCGACTGTGGCCCGACTTCAATACAAAAAAGAACTGATTATTTCGTCTAATTAA